The DNA window GCAAGCAAATGAATAAAaccatatattttttctaaataacaataaatagaAAGTAAACAGGGTTTGAGAATATATACATACCTGAGCCTCCATGCATGCACTTAAAAGTGATTTTTGCCTGCTGCATTTATCGTCCTTGTTATGatttagagtcaaacaattaaGAAATGTGACCATATCCTTCACGCAAGGTTTTTGGAGACTTCCAAAGTTCTTCGGGTTTATGAATAAGGTACCGGCTTTGCGGCCCATCCTTCAGCAGTTCAAACTATAAAGTATAAAAGACAAGATCATGCTTGGTATAGCAGGAAATAAGATCTGCAGGGGGGGCTAATAGGAGAAAATCACAGGTAAATGCAAGCATCTAGCGCAGTAGTCATATAAGATTACAATCTTTCTGGGAAAAAGACGAGCACAACGAACTATATTTTCAGAAAACAGAGAACACTAATTTCACTTAGGTTTGCCAAACAAGTAACGCTCAAAGATTAAAAGCAACCTACAAACATGTGCACGTAGAACAAAATGAGATTTGGTGATAGTAATTTTACCAAGTATGTAGTATGCCCACATATCCAGAAACAAATCCATTCATTTCATAGCCAAAGTTTAGTGTTGGATGCCATATTTAACTTGTGTGAAGGCAATACGTATTAGGCATTAGCTACTTGCTACCATTGTCAACACAATAACTGCAATCCAGCTCTGATCAGTCCCTTAAGCCACTAAATGTATCTTTTCTTAAACCTTTCAGTCCCATAATTCTCCTCCCTCACTGAAATGACAACGAAACTTGATTCCTATTTTACTTTTCGAATTGGCTTGAGGTATTAGAAGAAACCATAGCTTTTTGTCAAAGCATTACCTGTTATTTGACAGAGTCACATATAGTGGCAAAGCAAGGGTTATTTTGACATAGTCACATATAGTGGCAAAGCAAGGGTTTTCACTAAGAGGTGTCAAAATATGAAAGAGTAAACCCACAAATAAGACGAGAGGAATCAATATTTAGCatataaacacaaaaaaaaaaactcttttacCTAAGGGGTGTCAACCATTGTATGGGGAAAAActtatcattattatctatatcGATTATCAAGTTCTCAAATGtcgtattttttttgttttgataaccGAGAGTCACTGGCACATATATGGGTctgcccctctacccttcttcaCTTATATAGCAGCCTTTTGCATATGTCAGGATTCAAACTCATGACGAGCATCTAACCCACACATCACTCTTACCACTAGACCAAAGCCCTGGGGCCTCTATTGTCCTATCTTAAACTCAATATCCTACATGAATGGACTTTTTTTGTTGCAAGAGGTAACTTAATTCAATGCTGTATAATTAATTCTTAAATTTGGAATGTGCATAAAATAGAATTAGTCTTTTGGAGTATCATgacaataaattttataatttccATTCCAGTACTGAACTCTAACAAGGATTACCACCAGAACACTATAAAAATAGGACTTATGGTTCTCTTTTCTCCTAATTATAATCTGTTTGCTTTTGgttagagaaatatttttttaaagaaaaaccaGATTATTACGAGTCCATATTATACATGCCACATGTTTGCAGCAATTATCGCATAGAAGCAAATACAATATACAAATGCAGATTAAGTTGTAAAAATTAAGGAAACTTACAACTCCAAATCGATCGCCGGAGAAAAAGATATTCGCCACAGAGGAGATGGAGAAGGTTCGCGACCGAGGGAGAAGAAAGTAGAAACTCAGTGTAAAACTGTAAATTTCAAAATGGGCCTTAAAATGGGCCAAACTAGAGTTTCAATTTGTAATCAACTTTATGGATGATTTTCACAAATATCTCTGTTAATCGAACAACAACTTtcacataaaaatcatatttgtatgttatagctatagtttgtataattacgctccatagcaaattttatgtttgttatggagcttttgatttgtataatttgctacaaacatccaattttatacaaattattcagttttgtataaattcatttatacattgtaatttgtataataagatctatatttgtataattataagtgtataggacgaaaatatatgtatttgtatttgtatatacacttttctctcgctttatacaaacacaagcgcattttataccgaaatgtataaaatggctcATTGTATAttgaaaatggctaattgtatatcaaatcagatggcaaaaaatgGGGATGTTtgttgcgaattacaattaaaataaactatgtctataacatttaatttgaattaatagtttgttagtcCATATAATTTTCCCTTAATTGAAACATAGCCAACATttgtaaaatattaattaaaaacaaccattaaattttaatgGGAAAATTAcgcatataagaaaatatatactagttaattagttaacatagTTATAGCTTACCTTAATCAATTAACGAcctacttttagctataattacgcggctcaactttttagttttttataatTCGCACGTTTGTATAGTCCAaaatttatataacttttatataatttagaatttgtataatataatttgtctAACTGTTTTACACTtctgatgtttgtaattgtataaatccgTTATTTCGAgcttatacaaaaataactaaattgtACAAACGAGACAGCTTAAACTGTAGCTACAGTCCATAAATAtgtaaactatagctatggagcataattaagtttattatagttgGTATTTGCAAAAGTTCCCCAATTTTAATTACCTCCTCTTCTTTTGTGCTTGTTTTACTTGTTACACAGATAACAAGTCATTTGTGGTtatttccaaatattttaacactggctatattataattagCAACCCTAAAAGTGGCTATCCAGGagtatcatattatttttttatcaattttatcaGAATAAAATTCACTAATAATCACTCTTTAGCTCCTATAATAGAAAAATAGCCAATGACtccaagttttaaattttagaagtaaaaaaattgaCCATTGAGCACTATATCTAATCCTTGTGTATTTTAGAAATTTGTGTTTATATAGAAGCCCAACCGATAATTATGACCcataaattccaaaaaaaaaaaaaaaaaaaaattcttgagaaAACAACGAGAATCATTTATTAGATTGTCACAAATGGGCTCACAAAATTTGAAGTCAAATAGACTCAATCAGATATATTCCTGAAAATTCATGTGCTAATAcacataaatattcaaaaaaaatcctaattttctgttttcttttttgtcGAATCCTAACATCCAAACTAACATAGGCGCAAATATTTTCTgatctataaaatatttatcaacaaaaaattggATAGAATTTTACATAATGTATACCTTATATTGAAATAAGCATAATTGTATCAAAAACATCTCGACTTGATCAATACTATTTAATGAAATCGAAGTGGTAGTAATTAACTTCGCAAATGTATAACCagatatatattttatcaaatgtCCTAGGAGAGAGGATTAATAGCCATATTATAAAAAAcatttgattttcatttttaataccCAGATAAAAAGTTATATTGTTCATTCATAATGATCACTTATTTGCGAATTTTATGACCTTTTGGCTTTTGCTTTTATTGATCAAATATGCATTTCGGATCCAGCTCCTTTCTATTACGCTTCCCTACTATTTTTCCAACTTCACATTTAGATGAAATACatgtttcatattttatttggttcAAATTATTAACATAAACAAATGTCATAACTATAATATGACAAAGGAAAACCCGCAGTCGCTATCCTTTGgatgcgcacagggtaaaacccccgctcctatgcaatagctcgcaaaccacataggagtgGTATGTCATAACTATAATTAAGTGAATAAGTTTTAAACTAATACTCATTATATACTCTCCcaatttttattagaaaaaactATTACTCGCGTGCTCAAAAATATCATTAGTTTCAAATcatattttagcaaatttgttTTAGTGAATTATGGTGTCACAAGTTCAAGTTCATTGACTAACTTATCTGCTTCTTCCTTCATAACTCACCAATCCCACTAGCGGAGAAAAAATCCAACTAGAGAACTCACATTGGATTTGGAGCTGAGTTATATCTCTTCTCCGTCCCATCGAGAAATTGAATTGACTAATCCAAATGAAAGGGTTAAAAAAACACTTATTAACCCTTTCATAATGTCAACgagccaaacttttaaagtgtggcAATTTGTTTTTCTAAACCCTAATAAGGAAAAACCAAattataatagaaatatttacTTTATATTTAATTCTTCACACTTTAAATTCGTAAAACAATACCAATTCCACCAGAAATTATgaaatgaatttgaaataaaacaaaGGTAAGGTAGATAGACAGCTTATGCCAACACTAGTTAGAGAAGAAGGGTGATAATCTTCTttaataaacaaaatgaaaCCACAATTACATTCACAACATATTGCACTATGTATTTGAAACAAAGGATAatatgatcacatgtactactattttagataaaaaaaaccAACTACTAACAAAAACAAGATGTGAAAGAAGCCAACCAGATGAAACACACTGCCACCACCAAAACATGACAAATCTCAATACTATATAACCACTCTTTTAATTTCGACATAGAAAGTTAAAGACTGGATTAGGTCTATCAGAAGCACCAATTCCAAGATCAGTAAAACAGTTCGCTTCCACTGAATTTGAAGTAGTAATACTGGATTGGTGATCATGAGGAACACAAGTAGATGacgacgaagaagaagaagctgtAGTCTTTTCTTGTAAAACCCCAGTTGGGTGTAGTGGAAAAAGATTCAAAGTTTCTTGATTTATAAACTCCTTATTTGCATTTGGGCTGCTGTTTTGTTCACAAAGATTCAAAGTTTCTTGATTACAAGTTGCTCTTCTTTTGAAACCACCTGGTCCAGGGATGATCATACTAGGAACTGCTGGATACTGCTGATAAAACCCTAGATTGTTTTGTGCTGTGTAATAAGGGCTGCAAACAACTACAAAACCTAATTCCAATAAGTACTACTACTGTATATGTATAATACTAATATACATTGATCTAATTTATAGGAGTaatactataaaaaaatattttataaaatgtgTATGTCATAATAGTAACTAGTTTTTGACTGGTTGTTGAAGACACAGTCAAGTAAATAAATGTGTTTTTTCTACTAAAAAGATAACGTAGATTTTTTGATAAGATAGTAGCACAGGAAATTTGTACTtagtatttttcattttactaaatttattttgtgatggTTATTAATTACAGCAACTTTTTAGATGACATATGAATTGTGTAGAGAAATTAAACTTCTTAAACGTCATAAAAAAAAGGGCATGATAGAGAAAAACAAGTTTCCAGGTGGGGACTACTCCTAATAGCTAGTGTGAACATAGAAGTGAAGGCAGCAAAATGAAAACAGACAATAATATATGTCATCAGAAACtgaaaacatactaaaaaagggaatataaaatctgaaaaaataacaataaccaAACTGTCCATCAGAAAGCTATAATCTCGTATAGATATCATATAATACAAAAACCTCATTTTCTCAGCAAAAAATACATCCGAGTCAAAAGATAATATTGTTATTTACTACCtgcgtcccaatttatgtgtagAGGTTTAGAGTACGAAGATCAAAACACTTACTTTCGATTATGAATTAGAGAAAAAAGTATTTGACTTTTCAAACAGTTATAACACCTTCACGTAAAATGAGATGAAGATGGAGAAAGCAGAAATTTGATTACCATTTGGGCAATTAGGTGGAGGAAAAACAGAAGTCCGATGAAGAAATCGATTGTAATAAGCAAATTTATCTTGCTTCTGTTTCTGGCGTTGCCTTGCTTTATGATTTTGAAACCAATAAAAGACATTTTTGCCCTCAATGTGACCAAAAGCCCTTAACCTCCCAGTAATTTGTTGTATTTGCTCAGCACTTGGTGTCCTTATCCCTTGCTTATATAAACTCTCAAGCAAATCAATTTGTTCCTTTGTTGGATTCCATCTACATCCTACTGGAGTTCCACCAGATGTTAACATATCCACACTACTACTCATATTATTATCActcattttcaaaaaagaaaaattgaaagagaGAAATAATATTTCTGCATGGCTTTTAGACTTTTTTATacttgtatataaaaaatactctATTTGGAGAATTAACAAAAGGGCCGGGATTGACATGCGTATTGTTTTTGGTGCTGAAAACATGGCGGTTAGCGGCCGATAGGAGGGACTTTTCGTCTTggtatgaatgtatgcatgcaTGAAAAGACGAAAATGCCCCTATATTGGACTTGTCTCGGGAAGGAAAAGAAATGACTAAATGTTAGGAAAATGATAGGAAGATAGGTAGGGGTAATTGAGGTAATTAGGGAAAAAGACAGCCGGTTGGGTTGTAAGGTGTAGGGGGCTAGGCTTTGGGAATTGTAGTTAGTTAGAGAGAGACTCTGCAAGCTCTTTCTTTAGTATAGTTTACATACAGTGAAACTGCCAGACCTACTAACATTGCGGTAATGGATTTATAATTATTCATTCATTTGAGTTTAAGTCTCTTTAAATACATAGTCATATTTGTTATGGAGGATTTTACTAGaatctaaatttaatcaaaCTCTATTATAATTATCGAATAGAAATTAAAGAGCCTAATACTCTAAGAAAGAGATTGTCATTATCCCAATAATCACTCATTACTTCAAATGGAAAATAAGTAAAGAGGCACAAATAAATGAACCAATGTAGAcgtaacaaaatattttcacaatTAAATTACTTATAAATTGTATTGCTGCCTTCGTCACATTTTATGTAAGATTATTGACaacataacaaaatatttttacaaataaattatttataaattttatgtatGTGCTGCCTTCGTCCATGTAAGATTATTGACgacttaacaaaatattttcacaatTAAATTACTTATAAATTTTATGTACTGCCTTCGTCCTATTTTATGTAAGATTATTAGGAATATAATCATCAAATTGTTTTTACCTCTTCCTATGAGTTTTTACATAATCTTGAGATTCGAAGAA is part of the Solanum stenotomum isolate F172 chromosome 8, ASM1918654v1, whole genome shotgun sequence genome and encodes:
- the LOC125873223 gene encoding uncharacterized protein LOC125873223; translated protein: MGRKAGTLFINPKNFGSLQKPCVKDMVTFLNCLTLNHNKDDKCSRQKSLLSACMEAQGKNRKPWGSINYHLQRLNRGRR
- the LOC125874381 gene encoding WUSCHEL-related homeobox 2, with product MSDNNMSSSVDMLTSGGTPVGCRWNPTKEQIDLLESLYKQGIRTPSAEQIQQITGRLRAFGHIEGKNVFYWFQNHKARQRQKQKQDKFAYYNRFLHRTSVFPPPNCPNVVCSPYYTAQNNLGFYQQYPAVPSMIIPGPGGFKRRATCNQETLNLCEQNSSPNANKEFINQETLNLFPLHPTGVLQEKTTASSSSSSSTCVPHDHQSSITTSNSVEANCFTDLGIGASDRPNPVFNFLCRN